A region of Rhodohalobacter barkolensis DNA encodes the following proteins:
- a CDS encoding cytochrome c oxidase subunit II: protein MDKSEKLALSLSGLLLLVFFGALMYAAVAEDVEVPTCITDMDPFTSDTLFQTSEDVYEIHMVARMWAFQPSTIRLPAGSTVDLYVTSQDIIHGFKVERKNVNLMAVPGAINYIRVKFDEPGEYFFACHEFCGAAHHTMAGRFVIEENVDEPETIGGKL from the coding sequence ATGGATAAGTCAGAAAAATTAGCTCTATCTCTAAGCGGGCTCCTTCTATTAGTATTCTTTGGAGCGCTCATGTACGCAGCTGTTGCAGAGGATGTTGAGGTACCTACCTGTATCACAGACATGGACCCATTTACGAGTGACACACTATTCCAAACAAGTGAAGATGTATACGAAATTCATATGGTTGCCAGAATGTGGGCATTTCAGCCATCAACCATTCGGCTTCCGGCAGGATCAACCGTAGATCTTTATGTTACCTCTCAGGATATCATCCACGGTTTTAAGGTTGAACGAAAAAATGTAAACCTCATGGCTGTACCCGGAGCTATCAATTATATAAGAGTGAAATTTGATGAACCGGGTGAATACTTCTTTGCCTGTCACGAATTTTGCGGTGCAGCTCACCACACAATGGCAGGCCGATTTGTAATTGAAGAGAATGTAGATGAACCTGAAACCATAGGAGGTAAATTATAA
- a CDS encoding DUF4097 family beta strand repeat-containing protein, with product MSHKILPFYLLLIALLFFTATSLYGQNEQDAYRVETFSTSNAPSVDIKTSGGSITLHGHESNEVKVLMYVKRGRSFLSPSNTDLSDYEIEVDISQTGDHITASAKREGRFLNLFRGGNNVSISFEVYAPEGTSVEGNTSGGSVSAENIHNSLILNTSGGSITASNASGNISLRTSGGSISLEDLSGSISAKTSGGSITTDRVYGTSDLSTSGGSVRISDSGGKLSASTSGGSIRADFSEFTDDIDLRTSGGSIRINIPPTEHFDLDLSATRVETELRNFTGRSERNSINGKIGNGGPKITARTSGGRITLNYI from the coding sequence ATGAGTCATAAAATTCTACCTTTTTATTTGTTACTGATTGCACTGCTTTTTTTTACTGCAACCTCACTTTATGGTCAAAATGAGCAGGATGCTTACAGAGTTGAAACTTTTTCCACTTCAAATGCACCGTCTGTCGACATAAAGACCTCAGGAGGTTCAATAACTCTGCACGGACACGAAAGCAACGAAGTGAAAGTTTTGATGTACGTTAAGCGTGGACGAAGTTTTCTATCTCCATCCAATACAGACTTATCCGATTACGAAATCGAAGTTGATATTTCACAAACCGGAGATCACATAACAGCATCCGCAAAACGTGAGGGTCGGTTTTTAAACCTTTTCAGGGGTGGAAACAATGTCTCAATTTCATTTGAAGTTTATGCCCCTGAAGGTACCTCGGTTGAAGGAAATACGAGCGGCGGAAGTGTATCTGCAGAAAATATTCACAATAGCCTGATTCTGAACACAAGTGGTGGCAGCATCACTGCCAGTAACGCATCCGGAAATATTTCTTTACGAACTTCCGGAGGCAGTATTTCGCTTGAGGATCTCTCGGGGTCGATATCTGCAAAAACCAGTGGCGGTTCTATAACCACCGATCGGGTTTATGGAACTTCTGATCTGTCAACTTCCGGCGGGTCTGTTCGTATCAGTGACAGTGGAGGAAAATTATCGGCATCAACAAGCGGAGGCTCTATTCGCGCTGATTTCTCAGAATTCACCGACGATATCGATTTGAGAACCAGTGGTGGAAGTATCCGCATAAATATCCCCCCAACCGAGCATTTTGATCTTGACCTGAGTGCTACGAGAGTAGAAACTGAATTGCGTAATTTTACGGGCCGATCAGAACGCAACTCAATCAACGGAAAAATTGGTAACGGCGGACCGAAAATAACCGCCAGAACCTCAGGCGGAAGAATTACTTTGAATTACATTTAA
- a CDS encoding proline dehydrogenase family protein, with the protein MKLPFILAKRFVAGETFESAVPKIKALNKKGIKVTLDLLGENVKKKTTADETVKEYIRLLNDISDAGLKSTISIKLTMLGLDIDSEYCRENLYTLLDEAKRLDSFVRIDMEGSDYTQQTIDIYKEAFKQYGKHVGIVIQAYLHRTKEDIADLAELGADVRLCKGAYNEPERVALQNMPAIREAFKEYTKVLLEKTTFPRIATHDDELIEWVKEYTEENKIGKARYEIQMLYGLREETMEQLTKDGYNTRVYVPYGTMWFPYFKRRLLERKENIFFVFSTMFKK; encoded by the coding sequence ATGAAATTACCCTTTATACTTGCAAAACGGTTTGTTGCCGGAGAGACGTTTGAGTCTGCTGTTCCAAAAATTAAAGCCCTGAATAAAAAAGGAATTAAAGTAACACTGGATCTGCTCGGTGAGAACGTAAAGAAGAAAACGACAGCGGATGAAACAGTAAAGGAGTATATCCGACTGTTGAACGATATTAGTGATGCCGGTCTTAAAAGTACTATTTCAATCAAGCTGACCATGCTTGGGCTGGATATTGATAGCGAGTACTGTAGAGAAAACCTGTACACGTTACTGGATGAAGCTAAGCGATTAGACTCTTTTGTCCGGATTGACATGGAAGGATCGGATTACACTCAGCAAACAATCGACATCTATAAAGAGGCATTTAAGCAGTATGGAAAACATGTGGGGATTGTTATTCAGGCATACCTGCACAGAACCAAAGAAGATATTGCCGATCTAGCCGAATTGGGTGCCGATGTTCGACTATGTAAAGGTGCCTATAATGAACCGGAAAGAGTGGCACTTCAAAATATGCCCGCCATACGGGAAGCATTTAAAGAGTATACAAAAGTACTACTGGAGAAAACGACCTTTCCGCGAATTGCCACCCACGATGATGAATTGATTGAATGGGTAAAAGAGTACACCGAAGAGAATAAGATTGGTAAAGCGCGTTATGAAATTCAGATGCTGTACGGACTTCGCGAAGAAACTATGGAGCAACTCACCAAAGATGGATACAATACCCGGGTTTACGTGCCGTATGGAACCATGTGGTTTCCATACTTTAAACGTCGCTTGTTAGAGAGAAAAGAGAATATCTTTTTTGTTTTTAGCACAATGTTTAAGAAGTAA
- a CDS encoding SusC/RagA family TonB-linked outer membrane protein: protein MMKYLLLPILVIQLSIQLGFAQSGTIQGNVTDISGEPLPGVNVIIDLEDRTIGASTNLDGYYEITNVPVGFVEVRTRYIGYQPVTREVDVNDGEITVVNFELSQATVGLDELVVTGTGGEVSKRSLGHTVSSVDFEGEEFAASSSIQDALQGKIAGVNVNLQSGMVDQEPKIRIRGTSSISMSNQPVIYVDGVRVQGLGGFAPGVGAGGLGAPSALSNINFDAVERVEILKGPAAATLYGSQANSGVIQIFTKQGATESAPRFNAEYTTRFIQMPDRFKRNTGFAETADEQQRVRDVLGLDVDFYEPFESPFQLIDLYSTGIGQEFSAGVQGGGEGMTYFANLSYSHTDGPFNPQSSTFNGGAVGGADDVYKKLYFNGNLNFIPTDELRFRVQTSYTNSNTSVYGTGITIYTPTSTARYSKPERVGLNSQFDTFGAVFATVREGTYPEISDNANQGRLVLQTDYFITEGLSVDATFGVDYRDQRSTDYSPFGYAVDGVAPSKDGTISIGNRQQLIWSYEGKINWNFDFNQNLKNSFVAGFQGYSEETNSTSSTGNNFSGPGLSVLGATASQSSNSAFQEVTNLGIFAQDQIEYKDWMYWTVGVRLDASSAFGDEFNYATYPKLSLSFLPFEAFNTSVSNISTFRLRAAIGQSGQQPGAFDRFKTFTPVSSPEGSGINPGNLGNDDLKPETATEWEVGFDLGLFDERFSIEATYWDRVVKDALIDRSYSPSGGFTTPQLTNVGELEGRGVEISADYNVIEKSNFSLNIFANTAYLYEQVTSLGGTPSIKVDAGYIRDRMFIKEGYSPGSYFGTKLPEGIDFPFDLSGNGTPSNQAELEAFFSNPVDPSTLNAYIMVAGPNGEALPGGSSYLDHYLGKPTPDWEGSFGFSTRFLNGFSLSTRFQYATGNYYHHNLTDAFRRTNAGIGRNFMESTELESILKNPATTTAERIEAGKRWVNEMVALSPFDGLNEVEQADYIRWSNLSVSYSLPVTFVEEFGLTSATITATGNNLALWTKYGGVDPLATGEGSTGNDGGLYENFGGGMDTYGTPLLRTFSMTLKASF from the coding sequence ATGATGAAATACTTGTTACTACCTATTCTAGTTATACAGTTGTCAATTCAACTTGGATTTGCTCAAAGTGGTACCATTCAAGGAAATGTTACTGATATTTCAGGCGAACCATTGCCAGGAGTTAATGTAATTATAGATTTAGAAGATAGAACGATTGGTGCTTCAACAAACTTAGATGGCTATTATGAAATAACAAATGTTCCAGTTGGTTTTGTAGAGGTAAGGACTAGGTACATTGGTTATCAGCCGGTTACAAGAGAAGTAGATGTAAATGATGGTGAAATAACAGTTGTTAACTTTGAATTGAGCCAAGCAACTGTAGGTTTAGATGAGCTCGTTGTTACAGGTACTGGTGGAGAGGTATCAAAAAGATCTCTTGGCCACACAGTTTCTTCAGTTGACTTTGAAGGAGAAGAGTTCGCGGCATCTAGCTCTATTCAGGATGCACTGCAAGGGAAAATTGCGGGAGTAAATGTGAACCTTCAAAGTGGTATGGTGGATCAGGAGCCAAAAATAAGAATTCGTGGTACTTCGAGTATTTCTATGAGTAACCAGCCAGTAATCTACGTTGACGGCGTTCGCGTACAAGGACTTGGTGGTTTCGCCCCTGGTGTAGGAGCCGGTGGATTAGGTGCTCCTTCTGCACTTTCCAATATTAATTTTGATGCTGTAGAAAGGGTTGAAATCTTAAAAGGACCTGCTGCCGCAACGCTTTACGGCTCTCAGGCTAACTCCGGAGTAATTCAGATTTTCACAAAACAAGGTGCAACTGAGTCTGCACCAAGATTTAATGCTGAATACACTACACGATTTATCCAAATGCCGGACCGGTTTAAACGAAATACCGGTTTTGCGGAAACTGCTGATGAACAACAACGTGTTCGTGATGTTCTTGGCTTGGATGTCGATTTTTATGAGCCATTTGAATCACCATTTCAGCTGATTGATTTGTACAGTACAGGGATAGGACAGGAGTTTTCGGCTGGAGTACAAGGTGGTGGCGAGGGTATGACATATTTTGCGAACTTAAGTTATTCTCACACAGATGGCCCATTTAACCCTCAGTCAAGCACGTTTAACGGTGGCGCAGTAGGAGGTGCAGATGACGTATATAAAAAACTATACTTTAATGGTAATCTGAATTTTATTCCTACGGATGAACTTCGGTTCCGGGTTCAAACATCATATACCAATTCGAATACCAGTGTTTATGGGACAGGTATAACCATTTATACTCCTACAAGTACAGCTAGATATTCAAAACCAGAAAGAGTGGGTTTAAATAGTCAGTTTGATACATTTGGGGCCGTATTTGCAACTGTAAGGGAGGGGACATATCCTGAAATATCAGATAATGCAAATCAAGGTCGTCTCGTACTTCAGACAGATTATTTTATAACAGAAGGATTATCTGTAGATGCTACATTTGGCGTGGACTATAGAGATCAACGAAGTACGGATTATTCGCCATTTGGTTATGCAGTTGACGGAGTTGCACCAAGCAAAGATGGTACTATTTCAATTGGGAACAGGCAACAGTTAATCTGGTCTTATGAAGGTAAGATTAACTGGAATTTTGATTTTAATCAAAATCTAAAAAATTCGTTTGTTGCTGGTTTTCAGGGATACAGTGAAGAAACAAATTCAACAAGTTCGACAGGTAATAATTTTTCAGGTCCTGGGTTATCGGTATTGGGTGCAACAGCATCACAATCAAGTAATTCTGCATTCCAGGAAGTAACAAATCTTGGTATTTTTGCCCAAGATCAGATTGAATACAAAGATTGGATGTATTGGACAGTTGGTGTTCGATTGGATGCTAGTAGTGCATTTGGTGATGAGTTTAATTATGCAACGTATCCGAAATTGTCACTATCTTTTCTTCCCTTTGAAGCATTTAATACTTCTGTATCAAATATTTCAACATTTCGTCTGCGAGCAGCAATAGGTCAATCGGGCCAGCAGCCTGGAGCCTTTGACAGGTTTAAAACTTTTACACCTGTAAGTTCACCAGAGGGTTCTGGTATTAATCCAGGCAACTTGGGTAATGATGATCTAAAGCCTGAGACAGCAACAGAGTGGGAAGTAGGGTTTGACCTAGGGCTTTTTGATGAACGTTTTAGTATTGAGGCAACTTATTGGGACCGGGTGGTCAAAGATGCCTTGATTGACAGATCATATTCTCCCTCTGGTGGGTTTACAACTCCTCAACTTACAAATGTAGGAGAATTGGAAGGTAGAGGTGTCGAAATATCTGCTGATTACAATGTAATTGAAAAGTCGAATTTTTCTTTAAACATATTTGCAAATACAGCATATCTATATGAACAGGTAACAAGCCTTGGCGGAACCCCTTCTATAAAAGTAGATGCTGGGTATATACGGGATCGAATGTTCATAAAAGAGGGGTATTCGCCGGGTTCATATTTTGGAACTAAGTTACCTGAGGGAATTGATTTTCCTTTTGATCTGAGTGGAAACGGAACTCCATCAAATCAGGCTGAACTAGAAGCATTTTTTTCAAATCCGGTTGATCCAAGTACTCTTAATGCCTACATAATGGTTGCTGGACCAAATGGTGAAGCATTACCAGGAGGATCATCTTACTTGGATCACTATTTAGGAAAACCGACTCCTGATTGGGAAGGATCATTTGGTTTTAGTACTAGATTCTTGAATGGTTTTTCATTGAGTACACGGTTTCAATACGCAACCGGGAACTACTATCATCATAACCTGACCGACGCATTCAGAAGAACAAATGCTGGTATTGGCCGAAATTTTATGGAATCAACTGAGTTGGAGTCCATTCTGAAAAACCCCGCAACTACAACGGCCGAAAGAATTGAAGCAGGTAAAAGATGGGTAAATGAAATGGTGGCTCTATCTCCATTTGACGGTCTTAATGAGGTTGAACAAGCTGATTATATTCGTTGGTCAAATTTAAGTGTGTCATACAGCTTGCCAGTAACCTTTGTAGAAGAATTTGGACTCACAAGCGCCACTATAACTGCAACAGGAAATAATCTAGCTCTCTGGACCAAGTATGGAGGGGTTGATCCACTTGCCACAGGAGAAGGAAGCACTGGCAATGACGGTGGATTATATGAGAACTTTGGCGGCGGCATGGATACCTACGGTACGCCACTGCTCAGAACGTTCTCAATGACTTTAAAAGCTTCTTTCTAA